One part of the Amphiprion ocellaris isolate individual 3 ecotype Okinawa chromosome 24, ASM2253959v1, whole genome shotgun sequence genome encodes these proteins:
- the sh3yl1 gene encoding SH3 domain-containing YSC84-like protein 1, with amino-acid sequence MSNPIPSNLKSEAKKAAKILREFTEISNRNGPDKLIPAHVIAKAEGLAIISVIKAGFMITARGGSGIVIARLPDRRWSAPSAIGIAGLGGGFEIGVEVSDLVIILNQRRAIEAFTKGGNLTLGGNCTVAVGPMGRNVEADVALRSTAAVFTYCRSRGLFAGISLEGSYLIERKETNRKFYGQDIRASAILNGDVELPSECYDLYHILDAYAEAYTADWTSKNPRVKSVPPSRPPAPPQQRPPSSFQQPAAGAASKNSLYPSISIYKSETPGQFVSRNSQNSSGASSVGGATGQLVVTATHPFTGQQPGDLSFVPGDRITVITKTESQYDWWEGRLEDGRVGIFPANFVSF; translated from the exons A TGAGCAACCCCATCCCGTCCAACCTCAAGTCCGAGGCCAAGAAAGCCGCCAAGATCCTGAGAGAGTTCACCGAGATCTCCAACCGGAACGGACCGGACAAGCTCATCCCCG CTCATGTCATCGCCAAGGCCGAGGGTTTGGCCATCATCTCCGTCATCAAGGCCGGGTTCATGATCACCGCCAGAGGAGGCAGCGGCATCGTCATCGCCAGACTCCCCGACAGAC gGTGGTCGGCACCTTCGGCCATCGGCATCGCTGGTCTGGGCGGAGGCTTCGAGATCGGCGTGGAG GTATCTGACCTGGTGATCATCCTGAACCAGCGCCGGGCCATCGAGGCGTTCACAAAGGGCGGGAACCTGACGCTGGGTGGGAACTGCACGGTGGCGGTGGGGCCGATGGGCCG GAACGTGGAGGCTGACGTGGCTCTGCGCAGCACGGCGGCAGTCTTCACCTACTGCAGGTCCAGAGGGTTGTTTGCTGGGATTTCTCTGGAGGGATCCTACCTGATCGAACGCAAAGAGACCAACCGCAA GTTCTATGGCCAGGACATCCGAGCGTCGGCCATTCTGAACGGAGACGTGGAGCTGCCGTCGGAGTGCTACGACCTCTACCACATCCTGGATGCCTACGCCGAGGCCTACACCGCAGACTGGACCAGCAAGAACCCCAGGGTGAAG TCGGTTCCTCCGTCCagacctccagctcctccacagCAGAGACCTCCCAGCAGCTTCCAGCAGCCGGCCGCCG GAGCAGCAAGCAAAAACTCCCTCTACCCGAGCATCTCCATCTACAAATCTGAAACCCCTG GTCAGTTCGTCTCCAGAAATTCTCAGAACTCCA gTGGAGCGTCGTCAGTGGGCGGAGCAACCGGCCAGCTGGTCGTCACGGCAACCCACCCGTTCACGGGGCAGCAGCCCGGCGACCTGAGCTTCGTCCCCGGCGACCGGATCACCGTCATCACCAAGACCGAGTCCCAGTACGACTGGTGGGAGGGCCGGCTGGAGGACGGACGCGTCGGCATCTTCCCCGCAAACTTTGTCTCATTCTGA